Within Stella humosa, the genomic segment CGGCACCGCCAGCAGCAAGGCGGTCAGCCCGAACGCCGCGCACAGCATGTAGAAGACGAAGCCCAGCACCACGCCCAGCAGCGAGATGAATCCCGCCAGGCGGCCCTGGGTGATGGAACGCCCGATCAGGTAGATCATGTTGGGCCCGGGCGTCAGCACCATCCCCAGCGCCACCAGCGCGAACGCTGCCAGATTGCCGTACGAGACCACCGTTGCATCCTCCCGGGCCGACCGACCGGCGCAGACTGCCGTCCGGGCCGGCAGCGGGCAACCGGGACATTGTCGGGGTGACAATCAGGCGCCGGCGCCGACCGGCTCTCAGCCGACTTCTCCTGCAGATGCCGCGATGCGGGCGTCGCGCTACCGGCGCCGCCGTCCGTCACGCCCAAGTGATGGCGGCGGCACGGCCGGTGCGGCGGTGGAAGCGGCCGGTCGCGTTAGCCCGCGCGCTCGCGGCAGGTGAGCGGCAGGCGGTCGGGCAGGGTGACGGCGGCCTCGTTCCCCTTGCGCGTCAATTCCGCCCCGCCGGCGCCGACATAGCGGCCTTCGCCGCCATCCGGGGCGCGCGTCAGCGCGTAGCCCCGGCCGCGGTAGCGCAGGTGGACCATCGCCGGCTCGCCGGTGACGAAGGTGGCCGCCAGCGTGTGGCCGCCGCAGTCGAAACCGACCGGGCCGCGGCTGGTCCCCTGGTCGGCCGGGCCGCGCACCCCGGCATGGTGCTGGCGCAGCGTGGCGATCCGGTCGAGGTGAACGGCCAGCAGGCAGGCGCGCGGGTCGACTGCATTGCGGCAGTCGCCCCGGCGCAGCAGCCAGGCGCGTTGCGTCTCGTCCAGCGATTCCAGCCGACGCCCGCTCAGCGAAGGCCTGGCCGCCGCGACGAGCCGCTGCACCTCCCGGTCCAGGGCTGACAGGCCGGCATCGCGGCACACCTGCACCTCCATCGGCTGGGTCGCGCGCACGCAGTCGATGGCGGCGGCCGGCGCGGCCGGCAGCAGCAGCAGCGTGGCGGCCGCGAGCAGGGTGGTGGCAAGCGTGGCAGACGGGCCGTGCGGCATCTCGGTCGATCCCTCCCCTCGGGCGTGGCGGGCCGGCGCAGGGCGGCCCACCGTTGAAAGCCGGGAACTCTTGGCCGGTTCCATCCCGCCATGGCAAGCCCGGGATTTGCACGCTAGGTTCGCGGGCGATATCGCCGGACGGGGGAAGGGCGCATGCAGACGATTCTCAGGCTTTTCGGGTTGCTTACGATCGTGGTCGCGGTGGCGATCACCGCGGCTGCCTTTCCGTGGCCCAACCCGGCCCGGCGCGACCTCGCCATGCAGTGCATCGTCGTCACCCCGCCGGCCGCCGCGCCCGACGGCCTGCGCGGCCGCCTGGACTTCATCCTGCGCCAGGG encodes:
- a CDS encoding MliC family protein, which encodes MPHGPSATLATTLLAAATLLLLPAAPAAAIDCVRATQPMEVQVCRDAGLSALDREVQRLVAAARPSLSGRRLESLDETQRAWLLRRGDCRNAVDPRACLLAVHLDRIATLRQHHAGVRGPADQGTSRGPVGFDCGGHTLAATFVTGEPAMVHLRYRGRGYALTRAPDGGEGRYVGAGGAELTRKGNEAAVTLPDRLPLTCRERAG